GATGAGGCGGGAGAGAGAATCTCGCATATCGTTGCTGAGATGCAAATGACAAGAGAAGGAATCATTAAAGTTGACGACAGGCCGACCACCGTGAAAACACGCGTCATAGCCCACAATCAGCACGTGGTCAGAATGGACCATGAAGTCAGAAGAGACATAGATCGGAAAATTGCAGACCACATTCTGGAAGTCATGCGGTCTTTGAGAAAAGATATCGATGCAATTATTCTTGAGGATTATAACAAAGGAATCCTGACCGGGGAATTATTGTCGGAAGTCATCAGGTTTGCTAAAGAGAATGACAAAATAGTGAGCGTCGATCCAAAGCAGAATAATTTTTTTGAATATAAACACGTTACCGTCTTCAAGCCCAACAGGAAGGAAGCGGAAAATGCACTTAGGGTGACTATCGCATCGGACGAGCAGGCGGTAACGGCGTCCAAGGAACTGATGAATCGTCTCGATTGTAAGAGCATTCTCCTGACTCGCGGAGAAAAAGGGATGACGTTATTTTCTAAAGACGGAAGTTATGCCCATTTTCCGACGAAGGCGAGAGAAGTGGCCGATGTTTCGGGAGCCGGTGACACCGTGATCTCCACTTTTACCGTGGCTCTCATTTCGGGTGCGACGATCTCTGAAGCCGTCGCAATAGCCAATCATGCCGGCGGAATTGTGTGCAGTGAGGTCGGTATCGTTCCGGTTGACAAGGAAAAATTGTTTGCCGAAGTTGCAGGAGACTCAAGATCCATAGCCGAAAGCGTCGCCTCAGGAGAAGTCGGATGACAGGTATCTTCTCACGCGAAGAACTATCGGGAATGATTAGAAATCTTCAAAACGACGGGAAGAAGATCGTTTTTACGAATGGCGTCTTTGATATTGTTCATCGAGGACACGTGGAATATTTGAACAAGGCGAGGAAGCTAGGCGACATCCTGGTCGTCGGGATAAACTCCGACGCGAGTGTTAGAAGAATCAAGGGAGACAAGCGACCGATCGTTCCTGAATCGGACCGCGCTTATGTGGTTTCTAACTTGAAGAGCGTTGACTATGTCTGCATTTTCGATGAAGACACGCCTTATGAAACTATAAAATTGGTCCAGCCGGATTTTCTCGTAAAGGGAGCCGATTGGAAAATTGGCGACGTGGTCGGACGTGATGTAGTAGAGGGCCGGGGGGGAAAAGTCATCACTATTGAATTTGTCGACGGCAGATCGACGACCAACATCATAAAAAAGATTCTCGAAGTCATGCAATAGTGGCGTCAGCCATGCGCAAAAGATTTCTTATCCCAATTTTTACCGCCCTGATCTTCTTTCCGTTCGTAATTCTTATTTTATCATACACTCGTTTCTTCAATGATGAGGTCGGGGACCTGCTCACGACCATCGTGGACAATCAGACCAATGCGCGGCTCTATTTAGGGAAAATTCACGGCAGCATACTCGGTTCCTTTCAGATAGACGGCGCCGCATTGATGTACGACGACAAGCCGATCGCCCTGATTGACACGATCAAGATCTCTCACCTTCCACTGTCTATCATTGCCAAGACATTCGACGTTCTTCAATGTGATCTCTTCAATCCGCGGTTTTATCTCACTCGATACAAGGATGGAACGTTCAATGTTGATCATATTTCGAAGGCCTCAACCAAACCCGGTGGGAAATTCGATTGGCTTATTGTTTTGAGGAACCTTGATATTCATGGAGGGGAATTTACTTATTTTGATTCCACCAAAATCAGTTCTGTTCGTCCAACCGAGTCGACCCACCGTTTTGTTCCGTATGATTTTGAGTTGAAGAATATCGACGTCATCGGATCGGGGAACATATCGAACGGCAATTTGACGGCGAGCATTAAAGATGTTTCATTCTATGTAGAGCCTGCAGGTTTGAAAATCGGTTCCTTGAAATTTGACTTCTTTGCCTCAAGCGTCGGAACGGAAGTTTCCAGCCTCAAGCTAAAATCCGATGCAGCAAATGTCGAAGGTGATTTTACTCTGACTGGTCAGAACATCCTAGACGCAATTGATATAACAACCTTTCGGCAAAAACACCTCACGGCAAGTCTGGAAGCTAAAGGCATCGATATAAAGCAGGTCGAGAAATTTTTTGATCTTCCCATTTATCCAGTTTCAAAAGTGGGTGTGAATTGTTATGCGAGCGGGGATTTGGATACTCTATATATCAAACACCTCGATATCAGAACCGATAGTTCGTTCGTTCCGTTATCTGCAACTTTTTACAATCTGACCGATTCTTCTATTGCGATGCGTGTCGAGTCCCATGGAGCGTCGGTTAACTCAGCAGAATTGTCTGCTTTGTTAAATCCTGCGGGGATACCGGGTATTAGCCGGCTCAAGCCATTGCTGATAAATGCCGTTGCCGAAGGGATGCCGAACAATCTCAGAGTTAACGTCCAGTTGAGAAGCGGCGAAACCGAGTTTATCGGTGGTGCTGATTCTCACGGCGGATTATACAACGGTGAATTTAAATTTAGCAACGTGCACCTCGGCGAGATACTCAACAGTAATGGTTTGAATTCGACATTCAATGGGGAAGCGAGTTTCACTTTGAAGAATTCCAGAGGCTCATTTCCTGAAGGTGGAATTGTAGTTCAAATAGATTCATCGACGATAGACCAAGCATCGATACGGCACGGCACGGTCAATATTGCGTCTGTTTCAGACAGTCTGCATTTTGGCCTGAAATTTTTGACATCGGAAGGCAATATCGATGGAAGAGCATCGGTTGCCATCCGTTCAAAGGCATACCAATCCGATATTCTCTTCAGCGGATTGGATATATCCTCATTTATTCATGTCCCTTCCCTGAACGGAGTATCGACAGGACATCTTACGTTATCAGGAAGCGGATTTAATGTCGATTCACTGGACAGCAGGCTTTCAATTGTGCTGGATCGTTCTACCCTGGGAGGGGAACCGATCGACAGCTCGACTTTCACCCTTATCGCTGATACCAGGGAGGCAGATAAAAACCTGAGTTTGAAGTCGCCTTTTGCAGACGTGAGCGTCAACGGAAGTTTCATGCTGGACAAACTCCCGTCACAAATGTCGAAGTTGTTCTCCATGCTGGCGGATAGCTTTGACTGCAAAGTAACCGGCAAGGAGAGCGCATCGCAAAAGGACTCGATCGATATCGCGGGTCTGAGCGCGTCGATTGACATTAGAGTGAAGAATGCACGTTTCATCGGAAAGCTGCTAGGCATTTCAAAGATTTTCGGAAACCCTGAAGGTCAGATTAATATTTCATCGAGTGAAAAAGGAATCTCTTTCAACGCATCGGTCGATGCGGACACTTTCGGCTATTCGAAAGATTCCCTCCAAATCCGTACCTCTCGATTGAATGCCGAATTCAATTTGAACGGCGACAACAATTTGTCTGTGTGGAATTCGGGCAGCTGGTCCCTGAACACGAACTTCCGTGCGTTGGATATCAACCGGACTCACATCTCGGCGAAGATCTTGAAGGTCGGTTATATCTCGTCGCCCGATCCAGAAAAAGATTCGCTTTCTATCTTGGCATTTGGTGAAGTGGATTCCCTCGGAGAATTCTATGTGGACGCTTCGGGGAATATGCGCGGTGACTCGATTGATTTAGCTGCAAATACGCTCATGGGCAAACTCTACGGTGCTTCGCTTACGAGCCGCGCACCGGTCCATATTACATATTTTCCCGAGCTATTTGTGATTTCTCCTGCGACTTTTCTTGCGGAGGTTGACGGGAACTCATCCGAACCAGATTCGAGAATATCAGTGGAAGGAAAATATTCGCTCTTGAATGGCCCGGATCTCAGGTTTGATTTTGATAATATTGCACTAGCGGCACTACAGAAAATTGGACACCTGGATACGAACTCGCTAAAACTTAAAGGTGAAGTCAACGGGGACGCCAATCTTTCCGGGTCTCCGTCAGGAACGACGGTATCTATCGGTTTCAACGGAGAAAATATCGATTACAACGGATCGAAATCGAAACTTGTGAATGGGACTCTCAAAATATTCGGTGACTATCTTGAAATGTCGGCGAAATTGTCTAAGCCGGACGACTCATCGTGGTACGCATTACGTGTGGACGGAACTGTTCCATTTTCCGATAGTTCATCGCGAGGGATGCAGTTGAAGGTCGATGCCGATTCATTGAATGTCTCGTTCCTCGGTCCACTCTTGTCTGGAGTCGATGATCTGGAAGGAATGGCATCTGGCGAAATGACCGTTTCCGGGAAATATTCCTTGCCTGAGTTCAAGGGCGCGTTGAAAATCTCAGACGGAAAGGTCAGACTTGCTGTAAATCAGATTACCAATCATTTTGACGGAACGATTGACGGGCAAGGAAACAAACTTGTACTTAATCCTGTTGTGATTGAGAATTCGACCCGACAATCCAGCACCAAGATGATCGCCGGCGGATCACTCGAGATAAGAAATAACACCATTGCAGAATTTGATATCGATCTGAATGGATCGCTGTTAGTTCTGAACTCGACCTCCAGAAAGAGCGATCAGGGGATATACGGTACGGCAATCGCCGGATCGGAAGAACAGGGGCTCAAGCTGAAAGGGAGTTTATCGAGACCGTTTCTTGAAGGTTCCGGAATCGTGCAGAATACATCACTGACGCTTCTTCCGCTGCAAAACAAGCAAAGTACCCAGGTTGAGAATGTTATCTACCGGTTTCCTTCAGATTCAGAAAACACGTTGATGATTTCTCAAAAGCCGGAATCATATGAAAAAGAAGTCGCGTCGGGAAGTTTCATCGACAGCTTGAGATACGATTTGAATGTTGAGACCAAGGACAACGTAAATTTTAGAATGATTTTTAATCCGGCAACAAACGAAGAATTGGACGCAATCTTGGGCGGCAAGCTGCACCTATCAAATCTTTCCGGTGGTATGGACCTTACCGGTGACGTCAATATCTTGCCGGGATCCAGTTATAACTTTTACAACAAGCAATTTTCTGCGAGCGGGAAACTCAGGTTTACGGGAGATCCACTGAATCCCATCCTCGACGTAACCGGAATTTATCAGGGGATTGATACTTCCGAAACGGGGACTGGAAAACCTCAGAATGTAGTTGTGCAGTTAAAAATTACCGGGACGTTTAATCAGCCTAACGTCAACATATCTATGACTGTCGACAATGTTCCTTATCCATATGACCAACAGACAAATGCAGTGTCTTTTATACTCACCGATCATTTCGAGAACGAGTTAACCGATCCACAGAAACAAGGTGAGGCTAACATCTTATGGTCGCAATATGGGGCCGGGGCAATAGGAAGTTTTGGATCGTCTTATCTGTCGGGGCTATTAACGAACTTTCTTGGCAAGCAATTCGACTTCATACAAAGTGTCGCGCTGCAATATAATCCCAATTCCAGTTTCACGGATCCGAATGTGCAGATTACTTCAAAAATAGGTCCGGCGACTCTCAAAGTTCAAACACCTGTAATCACGACGGATATTGCCAGCACTGGATTCAGTTTTAATTATCCGCTCACTCTTCTGTTCAGCAACATGATATATCTTGAAGCTTCGAGAAATGTCGCTGTCAACAACCGCGTTTTGGGACAACGTGAGACGACGGACATGCTCCGATTGTTTTACCAGATAAGCTTCTGAAATCCCAAATTCCAAATCCGAAATTCAAGTATCCGAAGCAGGGAAGATCATGGCGAGTCGACGTCGGAACTTTATCTATGTCCGGGAAATTGTGCTTAGAGTTGTGGCTTTTTTACGATGGGACAACTCCGGAATGGATTTATTTTACGCTGACACCGGTCTGACTGAGAGCTTCTTCGTATAGCTTTTCGTACAGTGGTACAATTGAATTGACATTGAACTTTTCCACAGCCCGTTTCCTTGAGTTCTGACTGAATAATTCCCATTTCCTGTCGTCACTCAACAGCTCGATCGCATACTTTGCCATCCTCTGAACGTCACCAAGCTCGGCGATATATCCCGTCTCGCCGTGAGTAATCAATTCCGGCAAACCCCCGGTGCTGGACGACACGACCGGTACGCTGCACGACATCGCCTCAAGGGCAGAAAGGCCGAAGCTTTCAGATTGACTTGGCATCAGCATCAAGTCCGATGATGAAAGAATTTCGGAGAGGAGTATTTGCTTTCCGAGAAACTTGACGTCTTCGAAGATACCTAATTCCCGCGCAAGGTGCTCGGATTCCGATCTATCGGGCCCGTCGCCGACAAGAACAAGCTTGCTCGGTATCGTTTTCCTTATGATGTCGAAAATTCTGATCACATCCGGAACTCGTTTCACGGCCCTGAAATTTGAGACGTGGACGATTATTTTTTCCCCGCCCTGGGCGATCCGCGGTTTGAATTGGCAATCTTTTTTTCGCTGAAATTTTTCCGTATCGACAAAGTTAGGAATGACTTGGATTTCTTTTTCGATGTTGTACATCGTATTTGTTTTCATCTGGAGGAATCTCGAGACCGAGGTGACGTAATCACTTTGTTCTATCGAAAACTTTACGAGCGGGAGAAAACTCGGCTCGAGTCCGACGAGAGTAACATCTGTACCATGAAGCGTGGTGATTACCTTTATGTCTTTTGTAGGTGCCAGAATTTGTTTTGCGATGAACGCGCTTGTGGCGTGCGGGATTGCATAGTGAACGTGCAGAATATCGAGGTCGTGATACTTCGCAACATCGACCATCTTGCTCGCGAGGGAGTCGGTATAAAGCGGGAAGTCGAACAATGGATACTGGGACATTTCGACTTCATGATAAAACACGTCCCCGACGAAATTGTCGAGCCGTGCGGGCAGCGAATAGCTAATGAAATGGATTTGATGTCCTCTCAAAGCGAGCGCTTTCCCGAGCTCGGTGGCTACTACCCCGCTTCCGCCGTAAGTCGGGTAACAGGTAATTCCTATTTTCACGAAATTTTCTCCTTAGGAAAAATTAGTCTTGCCGGCTCTTATAAACAATGCGGGATCGTATAATTCTAGAATGTATGGTATAGGCCGATGTAATATGAGAAATGTTTGTAGGCAGCGATGCCGTTGCCCGCATCGCAGGACCAGAGGACCTGAGTATTCCTAACTAACGGAATTCCTCCTCCAATATGGAGTCCTGTATTATCCGAAACGTAAACCGACGACGGCGTTTGATGAAACAGTTCTGCGCCGAGAAAGAAGTCATCGGAAAAGTTGTACTGAACAAGAATGCCTGAGAAATCCCAATTCCTGTTTCCATTTCCCGGGTTAATCCAGTATCCTGCGCCGCCATATATTGTCCAATTGCCGATGTCCTTTTGCAGCCACAGCGGAAGGTAAAGCTGGGCTTTGCCGTTGCCGAGGCCTCTTGATGCGCTTCCCGTTGGGAGTTCCAGAATTGGAAAGGTCGCGACATCCGGTATGATTTCACCTTGATCGACGAATCTAAATTTTACCCCAAGCTCAGTATCGCCGTATCCCAATTGTGCTGCAGTCCCTTTCGGTGCATTGAATGAAAGAGGGAGCACCAGATGAAATTGAATATTGGGGAAAACGCCATAGTTGAATTCAACTGCCGGCCCAATCCCTGACGTTCCTCTTGCGTCAAGAGTCCCCGTTGAAAAAAGGTACAGTTCACCGTGCAGATATGGAACAGGCACCGGGTCGTCTGTGCGGAAAGGCGGACCGGCAAAAATCTTCCCTGCTGATAATAGGAACGCCGCTAAAAGTGCTAAGTGGATTTTTTTTACCATAGTAGTGATTTACTCTAAGAACGATATCATCAATCCTATTGTTCCACCTTGAGCTGCAGAAGGCCGAGGCATTGTGCCGCACAGATCGGCGCGATTTCTCAGTCGAAATTGAGGACGAGTCTTTAAATCAATGATTATGTTTCGGAAATTCCGTCCTAATCTTCACAAAGTCGTGCGGCATCATATTTGTGGAACTATTTGGCATGAGTTTCGTTAAATGATTTGATATCGAATGCCAGAAAGACTCAAATATCTGAATATCATTGTGTTGCTGACTTTCCTTGTGGGTCAGGTTCAGTACGCTTATGCATGGTACTTCTGCACGATGAATCGCGCACCAGTGAGTTCCACTTCTAATGTAATGATGATGGATAACTCAAATGAGAATTCTTGCGCTGAGTGCGGCGTGCAACAGGTTTCAGCCGAACAGAGTCTGAAGTCGAATTGTATGCAAGCTCGTCTGCAAGAGAAATCGGTCGTGGATAGTTTTACGAGTTCGCAGAAGCTGGTCCAGCATTTTGCTCAATCTATAATGCTCGGCCATGTTTCGGAGTCGTTCGGTAATCAACTTTTTCCCTTTAATCATAAGCCTTTCACTTCAACCGATCCTCCTCCTTTAGATATACCCACCTCAAGCGGTAATCTCCGCATCTAAGACATTTTCCCGAACATGACGTTCGGGAAGCCGATCATCACAGGCGTGATAGAGATCGGCTCGCCTTTAGTAATTCACTAACTTTTAACTAAAAGGTGAAGTATGTCTTTGCCAAACTTCAAGTTCTCATTTCTAAATTTTCAATTTGTCGCCGCGATTGTTTCAATCGCTGGGGCAACTGCTGTCGGACAAACGCAGTTGGATAGCCTGGTGACAATTGCCTTGAGGAATAATTTCAGGATCCGGATGGCGCGTTACGAGTCTAGCGCCGCCGAGGCGCGTGTAAGTCCAGCCGGAACACTCCAGGATCCTCAACTGACGATTATGGCGGAAAACGTACCGTCAAATTTTAAGCTGAACTCGGATGAGATGACGATGTTTCCGCAGTTCACGTTAATGCAAATGTTCCCGTGGTTCGGGAAATTGAGTGCTGCGGGTGATGCTCAAAAATACGGCTATGAAGCTTCGTTAAACAGGTCTGCGAGCACGACTCTCGAAGTCATGTCGAGTCTCAGGAAGGTGTATGGCGATATATATCGCCTCCAAGCATCGATTCGATACGTGGAGTATAAGCGGACTCTTCTCGGAAGTGTAGTCAGAGTTGCTGAGCAGCTTTTCGCCACCGGACAAGTTCCCCAGCAGGATGTGTTCCGTGCGACCGCCGAGGTGACGATGGCCCGATCGGATATCATAAATATGAATTCGATGTTGAGTGATTCTTATGCACAGCTTGGAGCACTTCTTGGTCAAAGTACCCCGTATGAGATACAGGTGGACACTCTAATACTTCCGTCTCTTCAACCGCCCGCCAGTCTCAAAGTGCGGCTTGATGCGAAAAATCCTGAGCTGAGTCAGATGCGCAACTCGGAATCTGCCGCCAACGCAGGCGCAGCATTTGCAAGAAAGGATGCTGTGCCTGACTTTGATGTCGGCTTTTCTTATGGCTATCGTGGTGCATCGATGCCCGATGGAACGAAGGCGCTGAACATGATGAACTTCGAAGTAGGGTTTAGAATCCCGATCTTTTACGGCGCAAGGCAGGAGAAAATGATCGACGAAGCGGATTTCATGAAACAGGCTGCGGAGTCAGAATACAGCTCGGTGGAAGTTGAATTATCGGCTCAACTTCGTTCGGCATATGCAGATGCACAGGCTCAACTACAATTGATGCCACTTTACGCCAGAGAGTTGATTCCACAATACGAAGCGACATACAATTCATCGTTGTCGGCATATTCAGTCGGGAGGACAACATTTGCGATGGTGGTCGATAATCTGACAGCTTTGATAAATACAAAAATTGAGCTGGTGAAAATAGAAGCAGCTTATTTTTCGGCTTCGGCTGATATATCGAAGCTCATCGGAGAAGATATTGAAAAATACGGGGGAGGAAAATGAAGAGGGACAAAATGCGGGAAGTCAGAGCCATGAACAGCATGCCGGGTTCTAATCGGGACGGCACAATTCGCAGAAATCAGACAGATGAAATTTTGAAACCCGGAAAGAGACAAATGAGAAATACGACTTTATTATTTATCCTGGTTCCGTTGATAGGATTAATCGCGGCGGGGTGCGGCAGCACATCGAAAAACAAAAATGCGAAAGGCGATTCAACGGTGATTACATCGGGCAAAGGCGAAAGGAAAGTTCTGTACTGGTACGACCCGATGAGCCCAACTACGCATTTTGATCACGCGGGCAAATCGCCGATGATGGACATGGATCTCGTGCCGAAATACGCGGATGAAGATGAGTCTTTGAATGGATCTCCTCGGGGCAATCCCAACATTATCAAAGTCGACCCTGCCATGGTACAGAACATCGGCGTCGTGACGGCACCAGCGGAGTATCGCAAGTTGACGCGTACAATCAACGCGTACGGTGTCGTGGCACCGGACGAGAAAGAAATGAGCGACATCAACACGCGCGTGAGCGGCTGGATCGAACAATTATATTTTGACTACACCGGGATGAACGTAGACAAGGGGCAGCCGATGGCAGTAATCTACAGCCCCGACCTCATAGCCGCCGAACAGGAGTTTCTCCAGTCCGTTAATTTTGCTGAAGCAAGCTCGACCGGCGGCACAGCTGGCGGAAACAGTGTTGCACAGTCAAACAATCTTGTCATAAGCGCACGCGAACGTCTTGCTTTCTTCGGCATGAGCGACAAACAGATTGATGAACTTCAATCAACCGGAAGGGTAATCGAGAAGGTGGTAATCCACTCACCAAGCGACGGAGTAATTCTCGAGAAAGATGTTTTTGAAGGACAGAAAATCTCCGCGGGGCAAACTCTGTTCAGAGTCGCGAACCTGCATCGTGTATGGATACTGGCAGATGTTTTCAAGATCGACATGCCTTTCTTGAAATCGGGATCTCCAGCTGCAATTGAGTACGATAATTCCCAATCTTATGAAGGTAGAGTTGATTTTATTTATCCTGAGGTAGATCCGACCGCCAGAAGTGTCACAGCGAGAATTTCTCTCAGCAATCCCCGAATGATGATGAAGGTTGGACAATATGTAAACGTTGCAATTCATTCGCCGATCAGCTATAACGGACTTGCGGTACCGGCTCAAGCGGTTATTAACACCGGGCTCAGACAAGTCGTCGCGGTCGCACTCGGCAAAGGCAGATTCGAAATACGGGATGTGAAGTTGGGAGTCTATGCTGATGGATACTATGAGATTACCGGTGGGCTTGAAACGGGAGAGACAATCGTAACATCCGGACAATTCCTCATCGATTCCGACGCCAATCTCAAAAATGCTGGTGCGTCGTTGATGGCTAGCACGTCCGGAATGAATGCGGGAAATGGTGGAACGGAACAAGGAACGTGGCACACGCAGAGTCAGGGGATTGAGAATATACCCGGCATGAAGATGAATGTTCCGCAAAAGAAAGCGGTGCCGAAGAAAAAGATAGTGACTCCGAAAAAGAATTCTCTGGATGGAATGGATATGAATGTACCTGGGATGAACATGGGCGGAAAGAAAGATCCAATTAAAACTCCGACCACATCTCTCCGGGGAAAAATCGACACAACGGGACAGGAGAACTGAAATGCTTGCGAGTATAATTGAATGGTCGATAAAGAATCGCTTCATAGTCATTATCCTTTTTCTCTTTGTAATCGCGGCCGGATTCTATTCTCTCACCTCAAGCCCTGTAGATGCGATTCCGGACTTGAGCGATGTTCAAGTGATCGTTTACACGGAGTATCCCGGTCAGTCTCCTACAGTAGTCCAGGATCAAGTGACATACCCGCTTACGTCTTCGTTGATTTCGCTTCCGCACGCCAAGGCGGTAAGAGGATATTCTTATTTCGGTTTTTCACTTGTCTATATAGTTTTCGACGATGGCACCGACCTTTATTGGGCGCGAAGCCGCGTTCTCGAATATTTGAATTACGCTGCGAACCGTCTGCCACAAGGCGTTACGCCAACTCTCGGTCCGGATGCAACTCCCGTCGGCTGGGTTTATGAGTACGCTCTGAGATCGGATAAGAGAAGTCTTGCAGATCTGAGGTCGATTCAGGATTTCTATTTGAAGTACGGTTTGTCAACTGTTCCGGGCGTTTCGGAAGTCGCGAGCGTTGGTGGTTTTGTGAAGGAATGGAGGGCGACGCTGGATCCGAGAAAGCTTCTTGCGTACCATATTTCACCTATGCAGGTGATGAGCGCGATCAAGCAGAGCAACAACGATGTTGGCGGCGAGATCGTCGATCAGGCTGGTTACGAGCTGATGATAAGAGGACTTGGATACATAAAGTCTGTCGACGATATGAAGAAGATTCCGCTTGGTATGTCATCTGGAGATAAGTCTTTTTCGGTCGGCACTAAAACATCGAGTCGGCTTCAAACGTCCGACGAGCCGATGGGCTCCGGAATGTCCAGCGGGGAGTCTTCATCGCAGAGTCCGACCCCCGGTCCCGAGCCTCCCGTCTCCGGTTTCTCCACCGGTACTCCCATCCTTCTCGGCGACGTCGCCGACGTGAACATTGTCGCTGCCGCCCGTCGAGGAGTTGCCGATCTGAATGGTGAAGGAGATGTCGTCGGCGGAATCGTCGAAATGAGATACGGGCAGAATGCGCTGCGGGTGATAAACGGTGTGAAAGAAAAACTTAATGAGCTCAAGCAAGGTTTGCCGCCCGACGTGCAGATAGTTACTGTTTATGATCGCTCCGTATTGATTACCCGCGCGATCAATAATTTGCAGAGCAAGCTCATTGAGGAATCAATTATCGTCGCACTTGTTTGCCTCCTTTTCCTGTTCCATTTAAGAAGCGGGTTTGTGGCAATCCTGACACTTCCCACCGCGATACTCATGGCATTTATCGTCATGAGATGGCAAGGGATAAACGCTAACATTATGTCGCTGGCAGGGATTGCGGTCGCGATTGGTGCCATGGTTGATTCGGCGATAATCATGATTGAAAACGCTCATAAGCACATTGAAGCGGATGACGGAACGAGCGACCGATGGAAGCTGATTGCCGAATCATCGAAGGAAGTAGGGCCTTCACTTTTCTATTCGCTTCTCGTGATCACCGTCTCGTTCGTCCCGGTCTTTGCTCTGACAGATCAATCGGGAAGATTGTTCAAGCCGCTCGCATTCACGAAAACTTACTCCATCGCTGCTGCTGCTTTGCTCGGTGTTACTGCTGTCCCGATCCTCATGGGATACTTCATTCGAGGAAAAATTCCACGCGAGGAGAAGAATCCAATCAACCGGATCCTGATAAAACTTTATTCTCCTTTACTCGATTTCGTGTTGAAATACCGCAAGTATGTCCTTATCGCGGTGGTCCTGATCCTCGCGATCACTGTCTATCCTTACATGAGATTGGGATCGGAATTCATGCCGCCGCTTTGGGAAGGAACTCTTCTTTACATGCCGTCTGCATTTCCGGGGGTTTCCGTCACTCAGGCAAGACAGACTCTTGAGATGACTGATAAGATCATCAAACAATTCCCGGAGGTCGAGAACGTATTCGGCAAGGCCGGCAGAGCCAACACTGCGCTCGATCCTGCGGGCTTCGACA
The nucleotide sequence above comes from Candidatus Acidiferrales bacterium. Encoded proteins:
- a CDS encoding CusA/CzcA family heavy metal efflux RND transporter, encoding MLASIIEWSIKNRFIVIILFLFVIAAGFYSLTSSPVDAIPDLSDVQVIVYTEYPGQSPTVVQDQVTYPLTSSLISLPHAKAVRGYSYFGFSLVYIVFDDGTDLYWARSRVLEYLNYAANRLPQGVTPTLGPDATPVGWVYEYALRSDKRSLADLRSIQDFYLKYGLSTVPGVSEVASVGGFVKEWRATLDPRKLLAYHISPMQVMSAIKQSNNDVGGEIVDQAGYELMIRGLGYIKSVDDMKKIPLGMSSGDKSFSVGTKTSSRLQTSDEPMGSGMSSGESSSQSPTPGPEPPVSGFSTGTPILLGDVADVNIVAAARRGVADLNGEGDVVGGIVEMRYGQNALRVINGVKEKLNELKQGLPPDVQIVTVYDRSVLITRAINNLQSKLIEESIIVALVCLLFLFHLRSGFVAILTLPTAILMAFIVMRWQGINANIMSLAGIAVAIGAMVDSAIIMIENAHKHIEADDGTSDRWKLIAESSKEVGPSLFYSLLVITVSFVPVFALTDQSGRLFKPLAFTKTYSIAAAALLGVTAVPILMGYFIRGKIPREEKNPINRILIKLYSPLLDFVLKYRKYVLIAVVLILAITVYPYMRLGSEFMPPLWEGTLLYMPSAFPGVSVTQARQTLEMTDKIIKQFPEVENVFGKAGRANTALDPAGFDMFETTVNLKPESEWPKGMTPEKLKTVLDDALQVPGLSNVWTMPIKNRVDMTSTGIKSQIGIKVSGPNLDSLQFIGGKIEALLKQLPETLSAFAERVGNGNYIDFAVNRDEAARYGVTVQDIEDVLQGAVGGMPIGQIVSGVERYPITVRYALEMRDNPEELKRVLIPTSSGGQIPLGEVADLSIHQGPMFVRTEGVVPTIYVFIDANTSDIGGYVSEAKQYLSENLNLPDGYFVTWSGQFEFMQEAARTMMYIIPATLVLIFLIIYLNTRSMTKTLIVMLAVPFSLVGAIWFLYLLGYNISVAVAVGMIALAGLDAETGVVMLLYLDIAFDKLKAAGKSLTLENLKEAIYEGAVRRVRPKMMTASAILAGLIPIMWSTGSGADVMKRIAAPMVGGVVTSVLLELAVYPVIYYLWRRRELERNSGGKSPSL